From the genome of Aspergillus oryzae RIB40 DNA, chromosome 4:
AcggaagaggacgatgataggcggaggaggaggtggtggttggACAAGCAGCAAGCAAGTCAAGTCAAACCCCCGAGGACGATTGATTGACGGGCGGCTTTTTTTGACCGCCTTCACCCAAGACGCGTCGCGTCAgtcttctctttttgccctatttttttctttctcttctggttaCAAACTCCACCGGCTCGTATGATCTCATGAGTTCGACTAgtttttgagtctttccctaATCCTCAGAAGTTGGTGTACCGAGTCCCTCGTCTTATCTGAGACAGAAGCTAAACCTCGGCCTTTACTTGTCCGACGTCACCTGGCGGACCACCCAAGTACTTCATGAAGCTCCTTACCGAAATAGATCATGTTTCATAGTTGAATTACTCGACCATTTACACCGATGGCTGATATTGAGACTCTGAATCACTTTTGCTGAATACACAGTATATCACAATGAGAGATGAAAAGTAAACATTAACAACATTCGTGAGTACAGTCGCTATGCATGCATACAAGCAACactttttaaaaaataaacaTTATCGTTTATATGCCACACTATAACGCCTAGGTGATGAAAAATTACTATATGCACATCAAGCCTGGGATATGCAATTGTTTTGTTCTCCTTTGCTCCcacgagaaagaggaagatgattttGTCTAAGTCTGGCAACGCACGATTCAGAACTTCGGCGAAAACTTGCTCATGGCACGAATCTTCGCGccgtaaaagaaaaagacaacCGGAATGGGTATCATAGCAACCGTGAGGAATCCAAGTAGACTGGACGCCCAGTCTACGCCCAATCTATGGTACATCTGCACGGcaaagagggggaaagcACCGCCCAGGCCACTCCGAACGAGAGTGTTGGCGGCGATAGCTGAGTTGGCAAACATCATGTACACGTCGATGATGTAGTTAAGACCCTGCATGAAGATAACCAGGATACCCATCCCGATGGGGACACCTGCAATTACCTGGGGCACCCATGAGATACTGGGATCCGAGGTCCATCCGAACCAGAAGAGACCAGCTGGCAATAGAACAGAAGCAATCATCATGGGAACCAGGCGCTCTTCGGGCACAACCCTGCCATGTTTCTCCAGTTTGCGTGCAAAGCGTGTCTTCGTCTGCCAGATGATCAAGGCGACACCGCAAAGAACTCCAATCATAATACCAAGGAATGGTAGCCCTGCCACACCCCCATTCGTCCAACCTCGAacttcttggaaggagacCGGGTAGGCCTCGAAGAACAGATACAAAATACCGTAGATAAAAGCCAGGTAGATCGTCATAGCTAACAGGATCGGTTCGAGGAAAAGCATTTGGAGCGGGCGCAGAAGATATTTTGTGACGATTTCTGATGCTGTTGGGCGATGCTCGTCCAGGAACGAATGTAAAGCCCAGTTACCAGTCTCCCGCCGCAGGCGAGCAGCACGCTTCTGAAGAATGACTGGGCCATAGGTTTCGGGGACGGTTAACAGCGCAAAGGTACCGAACGAAGCAGAGGCTATCAAAGTGATCCAAGCTGTCCACCGCCAGCCAAGATGCGATTCTGTAATGAAACCACCCACAATAGGTCCTAATGAGACCTGTCAGCCTTGCTACCACATCGCAAAGCAAACACTACCGGAAGACAGAAGGAAGACTTACCGATAACAGGTCCAACAAAAGTTGCAGCCGAGAAACAAGCAATGGCCACGGCACGATCCACAGGGTCCCAGAAATCGGCCATTGCGCCACCCACCACAGCCAGAGGAGAGCAACCAAACACCCCCATGAGAAAACGGCACAGCATAATTGTCTCAACATTCTGTGCCACTGCAACCGGTATTTGGAAAATCGCGAAGATGGCATAGCCAGAAAACAATGGGATTCTCCGTCCATATAATTCTGAGAGAGGCGACCACATCAAAGGCCCAACTGCGAATCCGAACACCACCAAACTAGTCGCTAGAGTCATAACTTCGGTTGAAACGTTGTACTCCTTAGCTGTCACCAAGGTTGCCGTTGAGAACACACTGCTGGCGAAAGTGATCCACATTGTCAAGGAGGACAGAGTCATGGTTAGAAcccattttctccattttGGCATGTTCTGGGGGTTCTCTGGATCATCTGGGCCGTCCCATTCTACCAGATTCGGGTCCTTCTCCGGTGCCTTCTCTTCGTGTCCCTTTCTTGAATGTGGTGTTGACATCGATCTCTCCAGCATGTCCAGATCTGTGTTCCGAGTACCCCCAGCATCCTTTTCGGGGTCTTCACCgatcgaagaggaggacTCTGACCGCAAGGTGATGTCAGAAGACTGCATCGGtccctcattttctttgtctaGACGAGCTGAGCTTTGTAAATCATGCTGCGTTGCACCATCTCGATTGGTGGCGCTCATTTTGATGGAAAGCGCGGGATATTGTTAAGGCGCAAACTCCAATATCACTCGATATAGGTATAGCAAACAACAGGCTTTGAATAGCAGTGATAAAGCCTTGCAAGTGGGTAAATAAAGTAAGGTGAATAAGGTCTATGGCCTACTGCCTGGCTGATTCAGGCGCATGGGAGGGGGTCTTCTCTTATAATAAAGCATTTTCTGCTACACGGAGGTGGGCCTataggaaaagaaatttgCACCCTAGTGACGATACATCAGATAAACGGAGCGCTATGAGAGGAGGAGCCATGGCTGCTAAGCTGCCCAGCGCACGTACGTGCTCCACCATGATAGATGTCTGGTCTACGTATTTGCTAAGTCCGAGTCCGATACCCCGATGCCGACCCCTATCTACATACATCAGATATGTACAAGTTATGAACCTATGAACTGAAATCTGATGAATACgagggtacggagtatatgcCCTGATGTCAGCGGATTTGTCATAATGAACACATGAGGAAGATTCCATGGCCGGTAAAAGCTGTCGGACTTTAACGAATGGAGTAAGGGCATGAGCTGATAGCCATGAACAATGACACAAGAACCACGAGGTCTGGCGGGAACTGGAAAATGCTTAGCGCTTTCGCCCCTCGCCCTTTCGGCCCTTCACTGTGGCCGACTTCCATGGCGCTTCCACGCCCACCATTGGGTCCCCGTCCCCACCCTTCCCGATGGCTTAACTTCGTCTATGTCCACTTTCGGCAGATGCTCTGCTTTCACTTCCGATTATCCGAAATCCATATTAGATACGCGATAAAGACCGTTGTTGTATGCCTTTTTTTGTCAATTGGTCAGCTCGCTGCATGGAGGACCCCGACCCCGGTCACTCTGGACTCTGGAGTTcttttgatttgtttcttggagTTAAACCACCCACTTATCCCCGTCCGGAGTTAATGTGGGTTAAGGGTATGTCTCCTCCGTTGacctcttcttgttgatatATCGTGATCCTATTAGTATGTCTCAGTTTCATCTCGCGTTATACATTGTTTGATGTCCGACGTCCGACACGTGCTCGCGCATCAGATGCACTCATACCGCAAAACCAGCCAACGACATACGGTGTAGGAACTTTCACATTTCTTTTAGTCATCTGTGTTGGCTTATCAACCTATGGGAGTTTTAGATCGAGTCATGTTGGCGCCGAGCTGCCGATCTGCTTAACTCAGGAAAAATTATATCTGATATGTTCCAATGGCGTGCTGCATCACCGTTGTGTGTGGTGTTAGGTGTTATGGCTAAGCCGCTGCCTCAGGTTTGAAAAAAGTGACAGCCCTGGGTTTGCATTGTATAAGTACCTATG
Proteins encoded in this window:
- a CDS encoding MFS transporter (synaptic vesicle transporter SVOP and related transporters (major facilitator superfamily)) — encoded protein: MSATNRDGATQHDLQSSARLDKENEGPMQSSDITLRSESSSSIGEDPEKDAGGTRNTDLDMLERSMSTPHSRKGHEEKAPEKDPNLVEWDGPDDPENPQNMPKWRKWVLTMTLSSLTMWITFASSVFSTATLVTAKEYNVSTEVMTLATSLVVFGFAVGPLMWSPLSELYGRRIPLFSGYAIFAIFQIPVAVAQNVETIMLCRFLMGVFGCSPLAVVGGAMADFWDPVDRAVAIACFSAATFVGPVIGPIVGGFITESHLGWRWTAWITLIASASFGTFALLTVPETYGPVILQKRAARLRRETGNWALHSFLDEHRPTASEIVTKYLLRPLQMLFLEPILLAMTIYLAFIYGILYLFFEAYPVSFQEVRGWTNGGVAGLPFLGIMIGVLCGVALIIWQTKTRFARKLEKHGRVVPEERLVPMMIASVLLPAGLFWFGWTSDPSISWVPQVIAGVPIGMGILVIFMQGLNYIIDVYMMFANSAIAANTLVRSGLGGAFPLFAVQMYHRLGVDWASSLLGFLTVAMIPIPVVFFFYGAKIRAMSKFSPKF